In Hydractinia symbiolongicarpus strain clone_291-10 chromosome 4, HSymV2.1, whole genome shotgun sequence, the following proteins share a genomic window:
- the LOC130641589 gene encoding uncharacterized protein LOC130641589: MNFNTQPKQIQEETIYRISHTLSDRGNQEEDGQREFNRVLNFADDTVLYNGRKTSQQLEIAFNAELKNVDRYFIENELVLNLKAGKTELMIFGTRKNLNKNGSTLNLEINGKLINATTEYRYLGTVLDQTLSMNHHFISLYKKMSAKLHLLLSLKSNLTNNAITKIYVGMLLPTLLYCCTTNLNLTNGQQNKLQSLDRRIAKVTETSSTNYE; this comes from the exons ATGAATTTTAACACCCAACCAAAACAGATACAGGAAGAAACAATCTACCGAATTAGCCACACTCTATCTGACAGAGGAAATCAGGAAGAAGATGGACAAAGGGAATTTAACAG AGTACTAAACTTTGCAGACGATACCGTGTTATACAATGGACGAAAAACAAGCCAGCAACTTGAGATCGCTTTCAACGCTGAATTGAAAAACGTAGACAGGTACTTCATTGAAAACGAACTTGTATTAAATCTGAAGGCTGGAAAAACCGAATTGATGATATTCGGCACTcgcaaaaatttgaataaaaacggATCAACCTTGAACTTGGAAATCAACGGAAAGCTAATTAACGCAACCACCGAATATCGATATCTTGGGACTGTTCTCGACCAGACTTTGTCAATGAACCATCACTTTATAAGTCTTTACAAGAAAATGTCTGCCAAGCTTCATTTACTACTCTCATTGAAATCCAACTTAACGAACAATGCCATCACTAAAATCTATGTTGGAATGCTGCTGCCAACGCTTCTTTACTGCTGCACTACAAACCTGAATCTTACCAACGGCCAGCAAAATAAGCTTCAATCACTTGATAGAAGAATTGCGAAGGTGACAGAAACGTCAAGTACCAATTATgaatga